CCGGCGGGCAAATCGCGGCCGCGGCTGTCCTTGCCGTTCCAATTTGCGGTGTGAATGCCGGGCGTTTGACGGCCGTGCGCGAGCATGTGAACTTGCTGGCCCAGCACGTTAAACAGTGCGAGGGTGAAGTTGCCCGCAACGTTTTCCGGCAATTCATACTGAATCTGCGTGGCGCGGCGCACGGGATTAGGCCGGTTTTGGTGCAGCGCGAATTGTTGCGGCAATTGACTTTGTTTGCGGCTGATGCCGGTGGCCGGATTCACATAAAACGAAAAATAGTCGCTTTCACTGGCAGCGCGCGGCGCGTAGCCGGTGCGGCCGCTGTCATCGCTCGCTGAGATGAAATAATAAACCGTTTGATTGCCGCCGAGGTTGGGAATCATCGCGGCATACTCCTCGGGATTTCCCGTCGCTGTCATATCCGTGATTTCAAACGGCGGCGTGCTTGTGGTGTTGTAATGCACGCGAAAGGTGTTGGGCGCGAGCGCGACGGGCTGGGTGAGAATGATGGGTGGCAAAATGCGCGCGACAATTTCGTAAGCCCCTTGCGGATCCATCACCTCCGGCAGCGGCGCGTGTTCCACGATCGGCTCTTCGCCCACCGCGTACGTCAGAAAAAGATTGGAACCGCGATTGATGTGAATCAGCCGTTCGAT
The sequence above is a segment of the Cytophagia bacterium CHB2 genome. Coding sequences within it:
- a CDS encoding T9SS type A sorting domain-containing protein, with translation GDSDDWLYGEQSNKNKILALTPEVGNQFHPDTLDIERLIHINRGSNLFLTYAVGEEPIVEHAPLPEVMDPQGAYEIVARILPPIILTQPVALAPNTFRVHYNTTSTPPFEITDMTATGNPEEYAAMIPNLGGNQTVYYFISASDDSGRTGYAPRAASESDYFSFYVNPATGISRKQSQLPQQFALHQNRPNPVRRATQIQYELPENVAGNFTLALFNVLGQQVHMLAHGRQTPGIHTANWNGKDSRGRDLPAGIYFYRLQAGSFVQMKKLLLLP